Proteins from a genomic interval of Pseudomonas silesiensis:
- a CDS encoding alpha/beta fold hydrolase, giving the protein MSTFFTQDGTEIYYKDWGSGQPVLFSHGWPLDADMWEYQMEYLSSRGYRTIAYDRRGFGRSDQPWNGYVYDTFADDLAQLIAHLDLREVTLVGFSMGGGDVSRYIARHGSERVAGLVLLGAVTPMFGKKPDYPEGVDKSVFDGIKSGLLKDRAQFIADFASPFYGTNRGQQVSTGVLTQTLNIALLASLKGTVDCITAFSETDFRPDMAAIDVPTLIIHGDADQIVPFETTGKVAAKLIRGAELKVYPDAPHGFPTTHAQDLNEDLLAFLNR; this is encoded by the coding sequence ATGAGCACGTTCTTCACTCAAGACGGTACCGAAATTTATTACAAGGATTGGGGCTCCGGCCAGCCTGTTTTGTTCAGCCACGGTTGGCCATTGGACGCCGACATGTGGGAATACCAGATGGAATACCTGAGCAGTCGCGGGTATCGCACCATCGCTTATGATCGGCGCGGCTTCGGGCGGTCCGATCAACCCTGGAACGGCTATGTTTACGATACTTTCGCCGATGACCTCGCACAGCTGATTGCGCACCTTGATTTGCGCGAGGTGACCTTGGTCGGTTTCTCCATGGGCGGTGGCGATGTAAGCCGCTACATCGCTCGGCATGGCAGCGAACGAGTGGCTGGCCTGGTGCTTTTGGGTGCTGTAACACCAATGTTCGGAAAGAAACCGGATTATCCGGAAGGCGTCGACAAGTCAGTATTCGACGGCATCAAGTCGGGTCTGCTGAAGGATCGGGCACAGTTCATTGCTGACTTCGCCAGCCCTTTCTATGGCACCAATCGTGGCCAGCAGGTTTCAACCGGCGTTTTGACCCAGACTTTGAATATCGCCTTGCTGGCTTCATTGAAAGGTACTGTGGATTGCATCACCGCGTTTTCGGAAACCGACTTCCGCCCTGACATGGCCGCCATTGATGTTCCCACTCTGATCATTCATGGCGACGCTGACCAGATCGTACCCTTTGAAACAACGGGCAAAGTCGCCGCCAAACTTATTCGAGGCGCAGAGCTCAAGGTTTACCCGGATGCTCCGCACGGCTTCCCCACTACACATGCGCAGGACTTGAACGAAGACCTGCTGGCTTTTCTGAATCGTTGA
- a CDS encoding type I secretion system permease/ATPase encodes MGLLLDPRHDIDAALLSYRRVFWSLALFSGVINLLVLVPSLYMMQVYDRVLTSRNETTLFMLTLIALGLFMFSALIEWVRGEVMIRMSAGLDDALGERIFDAAFARSLREHNANPAQVLTDLATLRQLLTGQGLIALLDAPWLPIFLLVAFIFHPWFGVLTLVLALVLIGLALWGELATRTRLGEANRLGVQSSSYVNSTLHNAEVIQALGMLGPLRQRWSLLQQRIIAAQAHASDRSARITSMTRFVRISGQSLALGLGALLVLEGQLSAGMMIAMSLLLGRALAPVEIAIGSWKQFNAGRQSYQRLSQLLAEHPRERLRMPLPPPTGAVRLEQLYVGPPGAAQPIVRGINFSLSKGEVLAVVGPSASGKSTLARALVGVWPAMGGSVRLDDAEISQWSHDALGPHLGYLPQDIELFDGSVADNIARFGEQDADKIITAGRHAGIHEMILRFPKGYDTPLGPGGLGLSGGQKQRLGLARALYGRPSLIVLDEPNSNLDEAGELALVQAISALKAAGSTVVLITHRPNVLAVVDHILVLKDGTQQAFGPRDRVLKALMPGPRAAVVKEAGKDA; translated from the coding sequence ATGGGTTTGCTTCTCGATCCGCGTCATGACATTGATGCCGCGTTATTAAGCTATCGCCGGGTGTTCTGGTCCCTGGCGCTATTCAGTGGCGTGATCAACCTGCTGGTGCTGGTGCCGTCGCTCTACATGATGCAGGTGTACGACCGGGTACTCACCAGTCGCAACGAAACCACCTTGTTCATGCTCACCTTGATCGCCTTGGGACTGTTCATGTTCAGCGCCCTGATCGAGTGGGTGCGCGGCGAGGTGATGATTCGCATGAGCGCGGGGCTGGACGATGCCTTGGGCGAGCGGATTTTCGACGCGGCCTTTGCCCGCAGCCTGCGCGAGCACAACGCCAACCCGGCGCAGGTGCTCACTGACCTGGCGACGCTGCGACAATTGCTTACCGGCCAAGGCCTGATTGCCTTGCTCGACGCGCCGTGGTTACCCATCTTCCTGCTGGTGGCGTTCATCTTCCATCCATGGTTCGGTGTGCTGACGCTGGTTCTGGCCCTGGTGCTGATCGGCCTGGCGCTGTGGGGCGAGCTGGCGACCCGTACGCGCTTGGGCGAAGCCAATCGGTTGGGCGTGCAGTCTTCGAGCTATGTCAACAGCACGTTGCACAATGCCGAGGTTATCCAGGCCTTGGGCATGCTTGGGCCGTTGCGCCAACGCTGGAGCCTGCTGCAGCAACGCATCATTGCCGCCCAGGCCCATGCCAGCGATCGCAGCGCCCGCATCACTTCGATGACCCGTTTCGTGCGCATCTCCGGCCAGTCGCTGGCCTTGGGCCTGGGGGCGCTGCTGGTGCTGGAAGGCCAATTGTCGGCGGGCATGATGATTGCGATGTCGCTGCTGCTGGGGCGTGCCCTGGCGCCCGTGGAAATCGCCATTGGCTCATGGAAGCAATTCAACGCCGGCCGCCAGAGCTACCAGCGCCTGAGCCAACTGCTGGCCGAGCATCCGCGCGAGCGCCTGCGCATGCCTTTGCCACCGCCCACCGGCGCGGTGCGCCTGGAGCAGTTGTATGTCGGCCCGCCCGGTGCTGCGCAACCGATTGTGCGGGGCATCAATTTCAGCCTGTCCAAAGGAGAGGTGCTTGCCGTCGTCGGCCCCAGCGCCAGTGGTAAATCGACATTGGCCAGGGCGCTGGTCGGGGTATGGCCGGCCATGGGCGGGTCGGTGCGTCTGGACGACGCCGAGATCAGCCAATGGTCCCACGACGCCCTGGGCCCGCACCTCGGGTACCTGCCGCAGGACATCGAACTGTTCGACGGCAGTGTGGCGGACAACATTGCCCGCTTCGGCGAGCAGGACGCCGACAAGATCATCACCGCCGGGCGTCACGCCGGTATCCACGAGATGATCCTGCGGTTCCCCAAGGGTTACGACACGCCGCTGGGCCCCGGCGGGCTTGGCTTGTCCGGTGGACAAAAGCAACGCCTCGGCCTGGCCCGCGCGCTTTACGGGCGCCCGTCGCTGATCGTGCTCGATGAGCCCAACTCCAACCTCGATGAAGCCGGAGAGCTGGCGCTGGTGCAGGCCATCAGTGCGCTCAAGGCTGCTGGCAGCACCGTGGTGCTGATTACCCACCGACCTAACGTGCTGGCGGTGGTCGATCACATCCTGGTGCTCAAGGACGGCACTCAACAAGCGTTCGGTCCACGGGATCGGGTGCTCAAGGCATTGATGCCGGGGCCAAGAGCGGCCGTGGTCAAGGAGGCTGGCAAAGATGCGTGA
- a CDS encoding aldehyde dehydrogenase family protein, whose amino-acid sequence MNETFGPVAPLFHFNKEAQAIEMANDKYRGWPGGHPFFSNSFPD is encoded by the coding sequence ATGAATGAGACGTTCGGGCCTGTAGCTCCGCTGTTCCACTTCAACAAAGAGGCGCAAGCCATTGAAATGGCGAACGACAAATACAGAGGATGGCCAGGTGGCCATCCCTTTTTTTCAAACAGTTTTCCAGATTGA
- a CDS encoding FadR/GntR family transcriptional regulator yields the protein MFEKIPTRTLSQTVAQQLQKEIEKGSFEMGSKLPSEATLAQDFGVSRTVVREAISRLKNEGIVEARQGIGVFVTGSTGIRSLRIDYLEALEPESVVQLLALRRAIEAEAASEAALHRTEEQMAAIDLALGKIATANAEGKGGVPEDIEFHHAIAHASGNPYFVKTLSFLKQYLEAGMIVVRKKYSAREEFSRELHEEHVAIANAIRARDPAAARAATQTHLLRTEMRLSEIS from the coding sequence ATGTTCGAAAAAATCCCAACACGCACGCTGAGTCAAACCGTCGCTCAGCAACTGCAAAAAGAAATCGAAAAAGGTAGCTTCGAGATGGGCAGCAAGCTCCCTTCGGAAGCGACGCTTGCCCAGGATTTCGGGGTCAGTCGTACCGTTGTTCGGGAAGCTATCTCTCGTTTGAAAAATGAGGGGATAGTCGAAGCGAGGCAGGGGATCGGTGTCTTCGTGACCGGATCTACGGGTATTCGCTCGCTGCGAATCGATTATCTGGAAGCACTTGAACCAGAGTCGGTGGTACAGCTGCTGGCACTCAGACGAGCCATTGAAGCCGAGGCTGCGTCGGAAGCCGCCCTGCACCGCACCGAAGAACAGATGGCAGCAATCGACCTCGCACTGGGGAAGATCGCTACCGCCAATGCTGAAGGCAAAGGTGGCGTTCCGGAAGACATCGAGTTCCACCATGCTATTGCTCACGCCAGTGGCAATCCCTACTTCGTGAAAACGCTTTCTTTTCTAAAGCAGTACCTGGAGGCTGGAATGATTGTCGTGCGCAAGAAATACTCAGCGCGCGAGGAGTTTTCACGGGAGCTCCATGAAGAGCACGTAGCCATTGCGAATGCTATTCGGGCGCGTGACCCGGCGGCGGCCCGTGCAGCGACTCAAACTCACCTGCTTAGAACCGAAATGCGCTTATCTGAAATCAGCTGA
- a CDS encoding MFS transporter: MRTKDITAFDDAIPDKEALAYSKVVWRIMPLLFLCFIVAYLDRVNVGFAKLQMSADLNFSETVYGLGAGMFFIGYFFFEVPSNLILYRVGARKWIARIMITWGIISALMMFVTTPTSFYVMRFLLGVAEAGFTPGVLLYLTYWFPAHRRGRAITMFMAGIPISGIIGSPLSGWILQTFNGVHGWAGWQWLFLLEGAPTVLVGLLVWNFLDNSISEAKWLTAEEKIILQNNIREDVGEKTSHSFKLALSDIRVWILALIYFCVLMGLYGVSFWLPTLIKATGVERPLDIGLLSAIPYIVSIIAMSLINRSSDKHAERRWHFAIPAIMGGVGLILSAVFAQSPVYSIIALTVGCAGIMTITPLFWTFPTAFLGGTAAAGGIAMINSLGNLSGFVSSYLIGFLRDLTHSTNTGMYMLGGFLFLCAVLVMTAIPARLVNR, translated from the coding sequence ATGAGAACTAAAGACATCACAGCCTTCGACGACGCGATCCCTGACAAAGAAGCTCTAGCATATAGCAAAGTCGTTTGGCGAATAATGCCCTTGCTGTTCCTCTGCTTTATAGTTGCCTATCTTGACAGGGTCAACGTCGGCTTCGCCAAACTGCAAATGTCTGCCGACCTCAACTTCAGTGAAACTGTATACGGCCTCGGCGCGGGCATGTTTTTCATTGGCTATTTTTTCTTCGAAGTGCCAAGTAATTTGATTCTCTATCGAGTCGGGGCCCGAAAATGGATTGCCCGAATCATGATCACGTGGGGCATCATCTCCGCATTAATGATGTTCGTAACTACGCCCACCTCCTTTTATGTCATGCGCTTTTTACTCGGCGTAGCCGAGGCCGGATTTACCCCAGGCGTGCTGTTATATCTGACTTACTGGTTTCCCGCACACCGTCGCGGCCGGGCCATTACCATGTTTATGGCGGGTATCCCGATCTCCGGAATTATCGGCAGCCCTCTTTCTGGGTGGATCCTGCAAACCTTTAATGGCGTGCATGGCTGGGCCGGTTGGCAGTGGCTGTTTTTGTTGGAGGGCGCGCCCACTGTTTTAGTCGGATTGCTGGTCTGGAATTTCTTGGACAACAGTATTTCGGAAGCAAAATGGCTAACCGCCGAAGAAAAGATAATCCTGCAAAATAATATTCGCGAGGATGTCGGCGAAAAAACCAGCCATTCATTCAAGCTGGCGCTGAGCGACATCAGGGTATGGATCCTGGCTTTGATCTATTTTTGCGTGCTGATGGGGCTTTACGGGGTGAGTTTCTGGCTGCCGACCTTGATCAAAGCAACTGGTGTTGAACGGCCGTTGGATATTGGATTGTTGTCTGCCATTCCCTACATTGTTTCGATTATCGCCATGAGCCTGATAAACCGAAGCTCCGACAAACACGCTGAACGGCGCTGGCACTTTGCAATCCCGGCAATCATGGGTGGGGTCGGCCTGATATTGAGCGCAGTTTTTGCTCAAAGCCCTGTGTACTCCATCATCGCACTGACCGTGGGCTGTGCAGGCATCATGACCATAACCCCGCTTTTCTGGACGTTCCCCACAGCGTTCCTTGGAGGAACAGCGGCTGCTGGCGGCATTGCGATGATTAATTCGCTTGGTAACCTGTCAGGATTTGTCAGTTCTTATCTGATTGGTTTCTTGAGAGATCTGACGCATTCCACCAACACCGGAATGTACATGCTCGGCGGTTTTCTGTTCCTCTGTGCAGTTCTTGTAATGACTGCGATACCTGCCCGACTAGTGAATAGATGA
- a CDS encoding 2-hydroxyacid dehydrogenase, whose amino-acid sequence MKKTVLAFTPISAAMIERLQHDFHVIAPTPEQGDPVEHFNEALSHAHGLIGVDRKLDRALLERAVKLEAVSSVSVGYDNYDLSYLNERGVMLTNTPGVLTETTADLGFALVMSSARRVAELDRWTKEGQWQASVTANQFGSDVHGKTLGIVGMGNIGAAIARRGRLGFNMPILYSGNSRKLALENELGAQQCSLEQLLANADFVCVVVPLSEKTRHLISHEQLALMKPSAYLINVSRGLVIDEAALVQALLKGQIRGAGLDVYETEPMTHSPLFTMRNVVTLPHVGAATFECRSAMANRAIDNLRAALLGERPRDLVNPHVWKE is encoded by the coding sequence ATGAAAAAAACAGTCCTTGCCTTCACCCCTATTTCTGCAGCCATGATCGAGCGACTGCAACATGACTTCCATGTCATTGCCCCCACTCCTGAGCAGGGTGATCCTGTCGAGCATTTTAACGAAGCGTTATCCCATGCTCACGGTTTAATCGGCGTCGACCGCAAACTTGATAGAGCTTTGCTGGAGAGAGCAGTAAAACTTGAGGCCGTATCCAGTGTTTCAGTCGGTTACGACAACTACGACCTGTCATATTTGAATGAACGAGGGGTGATGTTAACCAATACACCGGGCGTTCTGACCGAAACGACCGCGGATCTAGGTTTTGCTCTGGTCATGAGCAGCGCGCGACGGGTTGCCGAGCTGGATAGATGGACAAAGGAAGGGCAGTGGCAAGCGTCTGTCACCGCTAATCAGTTTGGAAGCGATGTACATGGTAAAACGCTAGGTATCGTAGGAATGGGCAACATCGGTGCCGCAATCGCACGTCGTGGGCGTCTGGGTTTTAACATGCCCATTCTCTACAGCGGTAATAGCCGAAAACTGGCGTTGGAAAATGAACTGGGCGCTCAGCAATGCAGCCTCGAGCAGTTGCTCGCGAACGCAGACTTTGTCTGTGTAGTGGTACCGCTGAGTGAAAAAACCCGGCATCTGATCAGTCATGAGCAACTGGCCCTCATGAAACCCAGCGCATATCTTATCAACGTTTCCCGTGGGCTCGTGATCGACGAAGCAGCATTGGTACAGGCTCTGCTCAAAGGTCAGATTCGCGGCGCGGGATTAGACGTCTATGAAACAGAACCTATGACGCACTCCCCACTTTTCACGATGCGCAATGTTGTTACGTTGCCGCATGTGGGGGCGGCGACGTTCGAATGTCGTAGCGCGATGGCCAACCGGGCGATTGATAATTTACGGGCCGCTCTTTTGGGCGAGCGACCACGTGATTTGGTGAACCCGCACGTTTGGAAGGAATGA
- a CDS encoding enolase C-terminal domain-like protein, whose amino-acid sequence MSRITQVDVIPFTFEVENLSTSSTRGMGVGNLRYEKGNKLSVMRYAVAIRTDDGFEGRYVTHLVGSQSALAQTVMLAPHLLGRDPEHREFIYDDFKRYLRAYDHMGHGPLDIALWDLVGRKYKMSIGSMIGAYKQRLPTYASTHHGQDEPGGLDSVAAFADYAVECAELGFRGFKIHGWHDGEKHREAQVLHATRKAIGDRMDIMMDPASALHTWTDALYVGRACDEIDALWYEDPYRDASVSANGQRLLREKLKTPLLVSEHVRGLEQKANFMIAGGADLIHTDPEYDMGITGTLKIAHLGEALGLDVQVHASGPAHRACVAAIRNTLYYELALVGPGMPNLIPPVYRCGYTDQMDAVGKDGCVSVPTGPGLGVDYDWDYIEKHKIAEHRFRL is encoded by the coding sequence ATGAGTCGCATTACCCAAGTCGATGTCATCCCGTTTACATTCGAGGTTGAAAACCTTTCGACGAGTAGCACTCGAGGAATGGGAGTGGGCAACCTGCGCTACGAAAAAGGCAACAAGTTATCTGTCATGCGATACGCCGTCGCGATCCGCACGGACGATGGCTTTGAAGGGAGGTATGTCACTCATCTGGTCGGTTCTCAGTCCGCACTCGCGCAAACCGTGATGCTGGCTCCCCATCTGCTCGGTCGAGACCCAGAACACCGAGAGTTCATTTACGACGATTTCAAGCGTTACCTGCGCGCCTATGACCACATGGGCCACGGCCCGCTGGATATTGCGTTGTGGGACCTGGTCGGCCGGAAATACAAAATGTCCATCGGTTCCATGATTGGTGCGTACAAGCAGCGGCTTCCAACCTATGCCAGCACGCATCACGGACAAGATGAGCCAGGTGGACTGGATTCGGTTGCGGCCTTCGCCGACTACGCAGTCGAATGCGCGGAACTCGGCTTCCGCGGGTTCAAAATTCACGGATGGCACGATGGCGAGAAACATCGCGAGGCGCAGGTACTTCACGCGACACGAAAAGCCATCGGTGATCGCATGGACATTATGATGGATCCGGCGAGTGCCCTGCATACTTGGACTGACGCGCTATATGTTGGTCGCGCCTGCGACGAGATCGATGCGCTTTGGTATGAAGACCCCTACCGCGACGCTAGCGTCTCTGCTAACGGCCAGCGTTTACTCCGAGAAAAACTCAAAACCCCTCTTCTTGTCAGCGAGCATGTCCGAGGACTGGAGCAAAAGGCAAACTTCATGATCGCCGGCGGTGCAGACCTGATTCACACCGATCCGGAATACGACATGGGCATCACCGGCACCCTGAAGATTGCTCATCTGGGTGAAGCTCTGGGACTTGATGTACAGGTACATGCCAGTGGTCCTGCTCACCGAGCCTGTGTTGCAGCAATACGTAATACCCTTTATTACGAGCTCGCTCTGGTTGGCCCAGGTATGCCCAACCTGATCCCACCTGTTTACCGCTGCGGTTATACAGACCAAATGGATGCCGTTGGGAAAGATGGTTGTGTTTCGGTCCCGACAGGTCCGGGATTGGGCGTTGATTACGATTGGGATTACATAGAAAAACACAAAATCGCAGAACATCGCTTTCGCTTGTAA
- a CDS encoding HlyD family type I secretion periplasmic adaptor subunit: MRDLTPKAKTYSEQGLSVRGDSTLPGASTDARGAARYGVGFLVLTLGGFLLWACLAPLDQGVLGSGTVVVAGERKAVQSLVGGVVEKLLVSDGDRVTQGQLLVQFNTVQAQSQLDVTLGKLFNDRSVEARLIAERLGSAQIQWPAELLAHADEPRVKAAMALQSQLFLTRRAELGSRLQIIEHEAAALQQQLLGYEGVKRNYDAQMRFQQQELEGLRDLAREGYVPRSKLFESERNAAQLAGQIASGVGDVGRTRQAINESRLKALQAQQEFRRDAETQLSEVSAEAAGYADQIRALQFEVDNGAIRAPVSGQVMDVSIHTVGGVAQAGQTLMQVVPLDAPMAITARFEPLMANKLRPGLPVHVHFTALQRVDTPTVTGTVATVSADQLIDEQTHQPYFSAKVEIAADTVASLQVAGLQVRPGMLADVTVVTGERTLMNYLMKPLRERLLAAFKEE; the protein is encoded by the coding sequence ATGCGTGATCTGACCCCAAAGGCTAAAACATACAGCGAGCAGGGGCTGAGCGTACGTGGCGACTCCACGCTGCCCGGCGCCAGTACCGACGCCCGGGGGGCGGCACGTTATGGTGTAGGTTTCCTGGTCCTGACCCTGGGCGGCTTCTTGCTCTGGGCCTGCCTGGCGCCGCTCGACCAGGGTGTCTTGGGCAGCGGCACGGTGGTGGTAGCGGGCGAACGCAAGGCTGTGCAGTCGTTGGTCGGTGGGGTGGTGGAAAAGCTGCTGGTCAGCGATGGCGACCGCGTCACCCAGGGGCAGTTGCTGGTGCAGTTCAACACGGTGCAGGCGCAGTCGCAACTGGACGTGACCCTGGGCAAGTTGTTCAACGATCGCAGCGTCGAGGCGCGGTTGATTGCCGAGCGCCTGGGCTCGGCCCAGATCCAATGGCCCGCTGAACTGCTGGCACATGCCGACGAGCCGCGGGTCAAGGCGGCCATGGCCTTGCAGAGCCAGTTGTTCCTGACGCGCCGAGCAGAGTTGGGCAGCCGCTTGCAGATCATCGAACACGAAGCCGCGGCATTGCAGCAGCAATTGCTCGGCTACGAAGGCGTCAAGCGCAACTACGACGCGCAGATGCGCTTCCAGCAGCAGGAACTCGAAGGCCTGCGTGATTTGGCCCGTGAAGGCTACGTTCCGCGCAGCAAGCTCTTCGAGTCCGAGCGCAACGCAGCCCAACTGGCCGGGCAGATTGCCTCCGGGGTGGGCGATGTCGGCAGGACCCGCCAGGCGATCAACGAAAGCCGGCTCAAGGCCTTGCAGGCGCAGCAGGAATTTCGCCGCGATGCCGAAACCCAGCTCAGCGAGGTCTCTGCCGAGGCGGCAGGTTATGCCGATCAGATTCGTGCCTTGCAGTTTGAAGTCGACAACGGTGCGATCCGGGCGCCGGTGTCCGGGCAGGTCATGGACGTGAGCATCCATACGGTCGGCGGTGTCGCCCAGGCCGGCCAGACCCTGATGCAGGTGGTGCCGCTGGATGCGCCGATGGCGATCACCGCGCGCTTCGAACCGCTGATGGCCAACAAGTTACGCCCGGGCCTGCCGGTGCATGTGCATTTCACCGCGCTGCAACGGGTGGATACGCCGACCGTCACCGGCACGGTGGCGACCGTGTCGGCGGACCAGTTGATCGATGAACAGACGCACCAGCCGTACTTCTCCGCCAAGGTCGAGATTGCCGCCGACACCGTCGCCTCGCTGCAGGTCGCCGGCCTGCAGGTGCGCCCCGGCATGCTCGCCGATGTCACGGTGGTAACGGGGGAACGCACCTTGATGAATTATCTGATGAAACCACTGCGCGAACGCTTGCTCGCAGCCTTCAAAGAGGAATGA
- a CDS encoding FadR/GntR family transcriptional regulator has translation MFDKIPTRTLSHTVAKQLQKEIEKGSFRTGSKLPSEATLARDFGVSRTVIREAISRLKNEGSVEARQGIGVFVTKVTGIRSLKIDYLEALEPESVLQLLSLRRAIETEAASEAALHRTEEQMTAIDAALVKIDTTDTLGIGGVPEDIEFHHAIAHASGNPYFLKTLIFLKQYLEAGMIMVRKKNAVREEFSHQLQEEHAAIALAIRARDPKAARAATQTHLQNTALRLSKTN, from the coding sequence ATGTTCGATAAAATTCCAACCCGCACGCTTAGCCACACCGTGGCTAAGCAGCTGCAGAAAGAAATCGAAAAAGGGAGTTTCAGGACGGGGAGCAAGCTTCCTTCGGAAGCCACGCTTGCGCGTGATTTTGGCGTGAGTCGCACCGTTATTCGAGAAGCTATTTCTCGCTTGAAGAATGAAGGCTCAGTCGAGGCGCGACAGGGTATAGGTGTGTTTGTCACCAAAGTTACAGGGATACGCTCTCTGAAAATCGACTATTTGGAAGCGCTTGAACCAGAGTCAGTCCTCCAGCTTCTGTCGCTTAGACGAGCTATTGAGACTGAAGCTGCGTCCGAGGCTGCACTGCACCGCACGGAAGAGCAAATGACAGCCATCGATGCTGCATTAGTGAAAATTGATACAACCGATACTTTGGGTATAGGTGGCGTGCCGGAAGACATTGAGTTTCACCATGCTATCGCCCATGCCAGTGGCAATCCCTATTTCCTTAAAACCCTCATTTTTTTAAAGCAGTATCTGGAAGCCGGCATGATTATGGTACGTAAAAAAAATGCAGTGCGTGAAGAGTTTTCACACCAACTTCAGGAAGAACACGCTGCCATCGCCCTCGCCATTCGTGCCCGCGATCCAAAAGCTGCCCGTGCAGCGACGCAAACGCATCTGCAAAACACAGCGCTACGCTTGTCTAAAACCAACTGA
- a CDS encoding SDR family oxidoreductase codes for MELGISGRWAIVCAASKGLGLACARALAKEGVNLVINARGDETLQAAAIELRRLAPSIEVRTVAGDISEPAVRENVVMACPQVDILINNAGGPPPGDFRDWQREDWLKALDANMLTPIELIKACVDGMAERGFGRIVNITSGAVKAPIDVLGLSNGARSGLTGFIAGLARQSRLAGNNVTINNLLPGPFETERLHKTLTAAAGASGASVEQISKQRRENVPAQRFGQPDEFGAYCAFICSAHAGFLTGQNLLLDGGSYPGTF; via the coding sequence ATGGAATTGGGAATATCGGGGCGCTGGGCGATCGTCTGTGCCGCCAGCAAGGGTTTGGGGTTGGCCTGTGCACGAGCCTTGGCGAAGGAGGGCGTCAATCTGGTCATCAACGCCCGTGGGGATGAGACCTTGCAGGCCGCCGCCATAGAGTTGCGCCGCCTGGCGCCGAGCATCGAAGTACGCACGGTAGCGGGCGACATCAGCGAACCGGCGGTGCGCGAGAACGTGGTGATGGCTTGTCCTCAGGTGGACATCCTGATCAATAACGCGGGCGGCCCGCCCCCGGGCGACTTCCGCGACTGGCAACGCGAAGACTGGTTAAAGGCGCTGGATGCCAACATGCTCACGCCCATCGAACTGATCAAGGCCTGTGTTGATGGCATGGCGGAGCGAGGTTTTGGCCGCATCGTCAACATCACCTCTGGCGCGGTGAAGGCGCCGATCGACGTATTGGGTCTCTCCAATGGTGCCCGCAGCGGTTTGACCGGTTTCATCGCCGGGCTCGCGCGTCAATCGCGACTGGCCGGGAACAACGTAACGATCAACAACCTCCTGCCTGGCCCATTCGAGACCGAGCGCTTGCACAAAACCCTGACCGCTGCCGCCGGGGCCAGTGGCGCCAGCGTGGAGCAGATCAGCAAACAGCGGCGCGAAAACGTGCCGGCCCAGCGGTTTGGCCAGCCGGACGAGTTTGGCGCCTATTGCGCATTCATTTGCAGTGCCCACGCCGGCTTCCTTACCGGGCAGAACCTGTTGCTGGACGGTGGAAGTTACCCTGGCACGTTCTGA